The following coding sequences lie in one Acidobacteriota bacterium genomic window:
- the nadB gene encoding L-aspartate oxidase — MSDRSAREPDLRADVLVIGCGIAGASAALEAAQAGLRVVVITKDARAEESNTRYAQGGIVSFAPNDRPVLLKHDILEAGDSVGDPAAVDILVADGPRLVRETLIDKLKIPFTRSSPDALDYALEGGHSRRRILHVEDATGRTIEDRFLRALRKESRVTVLTGRTAVDLMTVPHHSKDPVAYYREPRAIGAFVLNNATGAVGRIFAPFTVLATGGCGSVFLHTCNPPGADGSGYAMAYRAGARIGNMEYIQFHPTVFMRGSGDGFLISESVRGEGARLKTRDGRTFMEKYSPLRDLAPRDEVSRAIYEQMILTNTNYVLLDLASYARPDVIRKRFPTILKTCLEDGVDITRQPIPVVPAAHYCCGGVLADGWGRTSLKGLYAAGEVACTGVHGANRLASTSLLEGLVWGTRAAQDIAVRFDSERPCKASEIYRWRYPKKEDDLDPALVNQDWLTIRSTMWNYAGVIRTRKRLERAKADLDYLRHRIEQFYRAAPVNPAIVGLRHGILVALMITQAALANPVSRGAHFIKE; from the coding sequence ATGAGCGATCGGAGCGCGCGCGAACCCGACCTCAGGGCCGACGTCCTGGTCATCGGCTGCGGCATCGCCGGGGCCTCCGCCGCCCTCGAAGCGGCCCAGGCCGGTCTGCGCGTCGTCGTCATCACCAAGGACGCCCGGGCCGAGGAATCCAACACCCGCTACGCCCAGGGCGGCATCGTCTCGTTCGCGCCCAACGACCGGCCCGTCCTGCTCAAGCACGACATCCTCGAGGCCGGCGACAGCGTGGGCGATCCGGCGGCCGTCGACATCCTCGTCGCGGACGGCCCCCGGCTCGTCCGGGAAACGCTCATCGACAAGCTCAAGATCCCGTTCACCCGGAGCTCGCCGGACGCCCTCGACTACGCCCTGGAGGGCGGACACTCGCGCCGGCGCATCCTCCATGTCGAGGACGCCACCGGCCGGACGATCGAAGACCGCTTCCTGCGGGCCCTGAGGAAAGAATCCCGGGTGACCGTCCTCACGGGACGGACGGCCGTCGACCTCATGACCGTGCCCCACCATTCGAAGGACCCGGTGGCCTATTACCGCGAGCCCCGGGCCATCGGCGCTTTCGTCCTCAACAACGCCACGGGCGCGGTCGGCCGCATCTTCGCCCCGTTCACCGTCCTGGCCACGGGCGGCTGCGGCTCCGTTTTCCTTCACACCTGCAACCCGCCCGGGGCGGACGGCTCCGGCTACGCCATGGCCTACCGCGCCGGGGCGCGCATCGGCAACATGGAGTACATCCAGTTCCATCCGACCGTCTTCATGCGCGGCTCGGGCGACGGCTTCCTCATCTCGGAATCCGTCCGCGGCGAGGGGGCCCGCCTCAAGACCAGGGACGGCAGGACGTTCATGGAGAAGTACTCGCCGCTGCGGGACCTGGCCCCGCGCGACGAGGTCTCCCGGGCCATCTACGAGCAGATGATCCTGACCAACACGAACTACGTCCTGCTCGACCTCGCCTCGTACGCCAGGCCGGATGTCATCCGCAAGCGCTTCCCGACCATCCTCAAGACGTGCCTCGAGGACGGGGTCGACATCACCCGGCAGCCCATTCCGGTCGTGCCGGCGGCTCACTACTGCTGCGGCGGCGTGCTGGCCGACGGCTGGGGCCGAACCTCGCTCAAGGGCCTCTACGCGGCCGGCGAGGTGGCCTGCACGGGCGTTCACGGCGCCAACCGCCTGGCCTCGACGTCGCTGCTCGAGGGGCTGGTCTGGGGGACGCGGGCGGCCCAGGACATCGCCGTCCGCTTCGACAGCGAGCGGCCCTGCAAGGCCTCGGAGATCTACCGCTGGCGCTATCCGAAAAAAGAGGACGACCTCGACCCGGCCCTGGTCAACCAGGACTGGCTGACCATCCGCTCGACCATGTGGAATTACGCCGGCGTCATCCGGACGCGCAAGCGCCTGGAGCGGGCCAAGGCCGACCTCGACTACCTGCGCCACCGCATCGAGCAGTTCTACCGGGCCGCCCCGGTCAACCCGGCCATCGTCGGCCTGCGCCACGGCATCCTCGTGGCCCTGATGATCACCCAGGCGGCGCTGGCCAACCCCGTCTCCCGCGGCGCCCACTTCATCAAGGAATAG
- the nadC gene encoding carboxylating nicotinate-nucleotide diphosphorylase: protein MGTQQDLRQAVDAAIAAALREDMPEGDITSESIIPAEARSEACFLAKEDGVLAGLDVAARVFATIDPSIIFIARFKEGDAFRQGDKLARVKGPTVVLLKGERTALNFLQHLCGVAAATRRFVEAVAGTRTKILDTRKTTPGLRLLEKYAVRAGGGTNHRISLSDMVLIKDNHLRFVGSVAEAVRRARAKARPGVRVEVEAASLLQVREALAAGADMIMLDNMPTEMMHQAVTLAGGRVPLEASGNMTLDRVRAVAETGVDFISVGALTHSAKAVDISMDFVK from the coding sequence ATGGGAACGCAGCAGGACCTCAGACAAGCCGTCGATGCCGCCATCGCCGCCGCCCTCCGCGAGGACATGCCCGAGGGCGACATCACCTCCGAGAGCATCATCCCGGCCGAGGCCCGGTCCGAGGCTTGCTTCCTGGCCAAGGAGGACGGCGTCCTGGCCGGCCTCGACGTCGCGGCCCGGGTCTTCGCCACGATCGACCCGTCGATCATCTTCATCGCCCGGTTCAAGGAGGGCGACGCCTTCCGCCAGGGCGACAAGCTGGCCCGCGTGAAGGGGCCGACGGTCGTCCTGCTCAAGGGCGAGCGGACCGCTCTCAACTTCCTCCAGCACCTCTGCGGCGTGGCCGCGGCCACCCGCCGCTTCGTCGAGGCCGTCGCCGGCACCAGGACCAAGATCCTGGACACGCGCAAGACGACCCCCGGCCTGCGCCTGCTCGAGAAGTACGCTGTGCGCGCCGGAGGCGGCACGAACCACCGCATCTCCCTGTCCGACATGGTCCTGATCAAGGACAACCACCTCCGCTTCGTCGGCAGCGTGGCCGAGGCCGTTCGCCGGGCCCGGGCCAAGGCCCGGCCGGGCGTCCGCGTCGAGGTCGAGGCGGCCAGCCTGCTCCAGGTCCGCGAGGCCCTGGCCGCGGGCGCGGACATGATCATGCTCGACAACATGCCCACCGAGATGATGCACCAGGCGGTCACCCTGGCCGGCGGCCGCGTCCCCCTCGAGGCCTCGGGCAACATGACCCTCGACCGCGTCCGGGCCGTGGCCGAGACGGGCGTCGACTTCATCTCCGTGGGCGCCCTGACCCACTCGGCCAAGGCCGTCGACATCAGCATGGACTTCGTCAAGTGA
- a CDS encoding 4Fe-4S binding protein: MRSAQRAGRIAGLASSFLIALPAGLAAAQQGQGRGRQGAAGILAFLARPKFATMLVIGFVALALLLTRKMKNTVKVPILLLSTFLYGIAANLPTKLFAGFAMHPSPVCSATKSILYGFRPPMIAFLAVILILTLVGPRLFCGWVCPVGAVQELIAMLADKLRIRRRKWNFRVTQGVRVGLFLLFVFLSGTAVLHTTLENGQTAALSFYDYINAFHGYEVAIQPTLLDNIFHFLPFLLTLGFAFVVYRPFCYLVCPIGLLTNLVENFALFRVVRRKSECTDCAACAAKSPCPTVPEILKDAAFRPDCFSCTVCVNSCCPKGALSFGVRNKKGPKSGT, encoded by the coding sequence ATGAGATCTGCTCAACGCGCCGGCCGGATCGCCGGCCTCGCTTCATCTTTTCTGATCGCGCTTCCCGCCGGCCTGGCCGCCGCCCAACAGGGCCAGGGCCGCGGCCGGCAGGGAGCCGCCGGCATCCTCGCCTTCCTCGCCCGTCCCAAGTTCGCCACCATGCTCGTCATCGGCTTCGTGGCCCTGGCCCTGCTCCTCACCCGGAAGATGAAGAACACGGTCAAGGTGCCGATCCTGCTCCTTTCGACCTTCCTCTACGGCATCGCCGCCAACCTGCCGACGAAGCTGTTCGCCGGGTTCGCGATGCACCCCTCCCCCGTCTGCTCGGCGACGAAGTCCATCCTCTACGGCTTTCGGCCGCCCATGATCGCCTTCCTCGCGGTCATCCTCATCCTGACGCTGGTCGGGCCGAGGCTCTTCTGCGGCTGGGTCTGCCCGGTCGGCGCCGTCCAGGAGCTCATCGCCATGCTCGCCGACAAGCTCCGCATCCGCCGCCGCAAATGGAACTTCCGGGTCACGCAGGGCGTCCGTGTCGGCCTCTTCCTGCTCTTCGTCTTCCTCAGCGGCACCGCCGTCCTGCACACGACGCTGGAGAACGGCCAGACGGCGGCCCTGTCCTTCTACGACTATATCAACGCCTTCCACGGCTACGAGGTCGCCATCCAGCCGACCTTGCTCGACAACATCTTCCATTTCCTGCCGTTCCTCCTGACGCTCGGCTTCGCCTTCGTCGTCTACCGGCCGTTCTGCTACCTCGTCTGCCCCATCGGCCTGCTGACCAACCTGGTCGAGAACTTCGCCCTGTTCCGGGTCGTCCGGCGCAAATCCGAATGCACCGATTGCGCCGCCTGCGCCGCGAAGTCGCCCTGCCCGACCGTGCCCGAGATCCTGAAGGACGCTGCCTTCCGGCCGGACTGCTTCTCCTGCACCGTCTGCGTTAACTCCTGCTGCCCGAAGGGCGCGCTTTCGTTCGGCGTCAGGAATAAAAAGGGACCCAAAAGCGGGACATGA
- a CDS encoding TldD/PmbA family protein, whose protein sequence is MPAARQVAKRRETARPAPALRDLAESLVEYARKCGAGEAEVSIVDGYEFNVDVRKGRIETLVEAGSRSAGVRIIKDTKTAYASSSDLDPATLRRLVRNAVRRAELGSPDEFAALAPLSGERVDAVGLDLYDPAIAGLDSKTKIDLALRTERAALRDKRITNSYGATFSSNEIRSVLALTNGFVGEYEQTYCGLGVGLQAGGTDDRVEDSWSSSKRHFKDLGAPEEIARKAVERTVRQLHPRKVPTQNAPVLFEPTQTGWLLGFLFGCVTGTAVYQKATFLEGKLGQRIGNERITVIDDALMRGALGSHPFDSDGLPCRRTMVVEKGVLKSYLCNYYAARKLGLQSTGSADGGGVGPANFYLEPGQGAAPAADIIAGTKKGLLLIRTIGHGLNAVTGDISRGAFGLWIEDGQIAYPVSEITISGNLGRILETIEAVGTDLDFNSSITGPTVKVAEMTIAGS, encoded by the coding sequence ATGCCGGCGGCAAGACAGGTCGCGAAGCGGCGGGAAACGGCCAGGCCGGCGCCGGCCCTGCGCGACCTGGCCGAGTCACTGGTCGAATACGCCCGCAAGTGCGGGGCCGGCGAGGCCGAGGTCTCCATCGTCGACGGCTACGAGTTCAACGTCGACGTCCGCAAGGGCCGGATCGAGACGCTGGTCGAGGCGGGCTCACGGTCGGCCGGCGTGCGGATCATCAAGGACACGAAGACGGCCTACGCCAGCTCGTCCGATCTCGACCCGGCGACGCTGCGGCGCCTCGTCCGCAACGCGGTGCGGCGGGCCGAGCTTGGCAGCCCGGACGAGTTCGCGGCGCTGGCCCCGCTCTCGGGGGAGCGGGTGGACGCCGTCGGGCTCGATCTCTACGACCCGGCCATCGCCGGGCTGGATTCGAAGACCAAGATCGACCTGGCCCTCCGGACCGAGAGGGCGGCGCTGCGGGACAAGCGCATCACCAACTCCTACGGCGCGACCTTCTCCTCGAACGAGATCCGTTCCGTCCTGGCCCTGACCAACGGCTTCGTCGGCGAGTACGAGCAGACCTACTGCGGGCTCGGCGTCGGGCTGCAGGCCGGCGGCACGGACGACCGGGTCGAGGATTCCTGGTCCTCGTCGAAGAGGCATTTCAAAGACCTGGGAGCGCCCGAGGAGATCGCCCGCAAGGCCGTCGAGCGGACGGTGCGTCAGCTCCATCCGCGCAAGGTCCCGACCCAGAACGCGCCGGTCCTTTTCGAGCCGACGCAGACCGGCTGGCTCCTGGGGTTCCTGTTCGGGTGCGTCACCGGCACGGCGGTCTACCAGAAGGCGACCTTCCTCGAGGGCAAGCTGGGGCAGAGGATCGGCAACGAGCGGATCACGGTGATCGACGATGCGCTCATGCGCGGCGCGCTGGGGTCGCATCCGTTCGACTCGGACGGCCTGCCCTGCCGGCGGACCATGGTCGTCGAGAAGGGCGTGCTGAAAAGCTACCTCTGCAACTACTACGCGGCCCGCAAGCTCGGGCTGCAGTCGACAGGGAGCGCCGACGGCGGGGGCGTCGGGCCGGCGAATTTCTACCTCGAGCCGGGGCAGGGAGCGGCGCCGGCGGCGGACATAATCGCCGGTACGAAGAAGGGGCTGCTGCTCATCCGGACGATCGGCCACGGCCTGAACGCGGTGACGGGCGATATCTCGCGGGGCGCTTTCGGCCTGTGGATCGAGGACGGGCAGATCGCCTACCCGGTGAGCGAGATCACGATCTCGGGCAACCTGGGGCGCATCCTCGAGACGATCGAGGCCGTCGGGACGGACCTCGATTTCAACAGCTCGATCACCGGTCCGACCGTCAAGGTCGCCGAGATGACCATCGCCGGGTCTTAA
- a CDS encoding S41 family peptidase gives MKRQKAVLALIPVLAVLGLCAVASADNVPMWLRYPAISPDGAAIAFVYKGDIYRVPADGGVAVPLTLHEAHDTNPVWSHDGKSIAFASDRYGNFDVFIMPAAGGEARRLTYHSASEIPFSFTPDDQAVLFGAARLDAADNRTFPAGSQPELYKVPAAGGRAVQILGTPAEDARFSADGRFIVYHDKKGGENEWRKHHTSAIARDIWVCDVQAGTHRKVTNFAGEDRSPVLADGDQAFYYLSEESGSFNVHRMSVAGGASTRITNFAKNPVRFLSRSANGTLCFGYDGAIYTQRGDAAAPAVVPVFLSSDARANNEVVVPASGGAREFAVSPNGKEIAVVVRGGIFAANVDGGMTKRVTSSFGDETAVSFSPDGNAILYASERDGRWGVYETRRTRAEEPYFCASTVLKETPLVVNARQNTQPAYSPDGRKLAFVEDRTTLKVLDLATRQAVTLLTDRELAPSADGSQYYQWSPDGQWLLFDYAVPGFAPGEIGLVKADGSGKIVNLSESGFEDRQAKWILGGQAMLWFSNRDGLKAVAQSGGAQYDAYALFFTRDAWDRFRLTKEEAALLKDIEEKKAKPGAAGEKKEATEKEKKEEIKPLVIDWTDLALRKSRLTIHSSSLGDALVNKDGDILYYLSRFEKGLNLWTTNLKTRETRMLASLNANGGRMVWDKDQKSIFLMSDGSIAKVDPASGKRDPIDIKGEMTVDVAAERQAQFEHVWRRVLETFYRSGYHGADWDGLKSVYEKHLSGIGDGYDLAELLSEMLGELNVSHSGARYGRQMENADETASLGVFYDTAYAGPGVRIVEVMAGGPLDKAGMDIVPGTIIEAVDGEAVRPDKDIERYLNRKAGQNVLLTVSVPGTATAAAGQTGQAAAKGPDKGTAKGTVKGAAPARREIAVKPVSPREESNLLYRRWVLRNQAEVEKLSGGRLGYIHVPGMSDSAYRSAFEEVMGKFATREALVVDTRFNGGGDLVADLAMFLSGKKFFDYTTDKRSTGYEPNFRWTKPSISIVGEAQYSDGHCYAFAYQYLKLGKLVGMPVPGTCSFAGWEMLGDSGVRWGVVPMGVKVEGIGYLDNHQTEPDIKVMNAYEKVVKGHDEQLEAAVAELLGALAKASY, from the coding sequence ATGAAGCGTCAGAAAGCCGTCCTCGCCCTCATCCCGGTCCTGGCCGTCCTCGGCCTGTGCGCCGTCGCCTCCGCCGACAACGTGCCCATGTGGCTGCGCTACCCGGCCATCTCGCCCGACGGCGCGGCTATCGCCTTCGTCTATAAGGGCGACATCTACCGCGTCCCGGCCGACGGCGGCGTGGCCGTCCCCCTGACGCTGCACGAGGCCCACGACACCAATCCCGTCTGGAGCCACGACGGCAAGTCCATCGCCTTCGCCAGCGACCGCTACGGCAACTTCGACGTCTTCATCATGCCCGCGGCCGGCGGCGAGGCCCGGCGCCTGACCTATCACTCGGCCTCCGAGATCCCCTTCTCCTTCACGCCGGACGACCAGGCCGTCCTCTTCGGCGCCGCCCGGCTCGACGCCGCCGACAACCGGACCTTCCCGGCCGGCTCGCAGCCCGAGCTCTACAAGGTCCCGGCCGCCGGCGGCCGCGCCGTCCAGATCCTCGGCACGCCGGCCGAGGACGCCCGCTTCAGCGCGGACGGCCGGTTCATCGTCTACCACGACAAGAAGGGCGGCGAGAACGAGTGGCGCAAGCACCACACCTCGGCCATCGCCCGCGACATCTGGGTCTGCGACGTCCAGGCCGGCACGCACCGCAAGGTCACGAACTTCGCCGGCGAGGACCGCTCGCCCGTCCTGGCCGACGGAGACCAGGCCTTCTACTACCTGAGCGAGGAGAGCGGCTCGTTCAACGTCCACCGCATGAGCGTCGCCGGAGGCGCCTCGACCCGGATCACGAACTTCGCCAAGAACCCGGTCCGCTTCCTGTCGCGCTCCGCGAACGGCACGCTCTGCTTCGGCTACGACGGCGCGATCTACACCCAGCGCGGCGACGCGGCCGCGCCCGCCGTCGTCCCGGTTTTCCTCTCGTCAGACGCCCGGGCCAACAACGAAGTCGTCGTGCCCGCGAGCGGCGGGGCCCGCGAGTTCGCGGTCTCGCCCAACGGCAAGGAGATCGCCGTCGTCGTCCGCGGCGGCATCTTCGCCGCCAATGTCGACGGCGGCATGACCAAGCGCGTCACCTCGTCGTTCGGGGATGAGACCGCCGTCTCCTTCTCCCCCGACGGCAACGCCATCCTCTACGCCTCCGAGCGCGACGGCCGCTGGGGCGTCTACGAGACCCGGCGCACGCGCGCCGAGGAGCCCTACTTCTGCGCCTCGACGGTGCTCAAGGAAACGCCGCTCGTCGTCAACGCCCGCCAGAACACCCAGCCGGCCTATTCCCCCGACGGCAGGAAGCTGGCCTTCGTCGAGGACCGCACCACCCTCAAAGTCCTGGACCTGGCCACCAGGCAGGCCGTGACGCTCCTGACCGACCGCGAGCTGGCCCCCTCGGCCGACGGCAGCCAGTATTACCAGTGGAGCCCGGACGGCCAGTGGCTTCTCTTCGACTACGCCGTCCCCGGCTTCGCTCCCGGCGAGATCGGCCTGGTCAAGGCCGACGGCTCCGGCAAGATCGTCAACCTGAGCGAGAGCGGCTTCGAGGACCGCCAGGCCAAGTGGATCCTCGGCGGCCAGGCCATGCTCTGGTTCAGCAACCGCGACGGCCTGAAGGCCGTGGCCCAGAGCGGCGGCGCGCAATACGACGCTTACGCCCTGTTCTTCACCCGCGACGCCTGGGACCGCTTCCGGCTGACCAAGGAGGAGGCAGCCCTGCTCAAGGACATCGAGGAGAAGAAGGCCAAGCCCGGGGCGGCCGGGGAAAAGAAGGAGGCCACGGAGAAGGAGAAGAAGGAGGAAATAAAGCCCCTGGTCATCGACTGGACCGACCTGGCCCTGCGCAAGTCGCGCCTGACCATCCACTCGTCGTCGCTCGGCGACGCCCTCGTCAACAAGGACGGCGACATCCTCTACTACCTGTCCCGCTTCGAGAAGGGCCTGAACCTGTGGACGACCAACCTCAAGACCCGCGAGACCAGGATGCTCGCCTCCCTCAACGCCAACGGCGGCCGGATGGTCTGGGACAAGGACCAGAAGTCGATCTTCCTGATGTCCGATGGCTCGATCGCCAAGGTCGATCCCGCCAGCGGCAAGCGCGACCCGATCGACATCAAGGGCGAGATGACCGTCGACGTCGCCGCCGAGCGCCAGGCCCAGTTCGAACACGTCTGGCGCCGGGTGCTGGAGACGTTCTACAGGAGCGGGTATCACGGGGCCGACTGGGACGGCCTGAAGTCCGTTTATGAGAAACACCTCAGCGGCATCGGCGACGGCTACGACCTGGCCGAGCTTCTGAGCGAAATGCTGGGCGAGCTCAACGTCAGCCACAGCGGGGCGCGCTACGGACGGCAGATGGAGAACGCCGACGAGACGGCCTCGCTGGGCGTCTTCTACGACACGGCGTACGCCGGACCAGGCGTCAGGATCGTCGAGGTCATGGCAGGCGGGCCGCTCGACAAGGCCGGAATGGACATCGTCCCCGGGACGATCATCGAGGCCGTGGATGGCGAGGCCGTCAGGCCCGACAAGGACATCGAGCGATACCTCAACCGCAAGGCCGGCCAGAACGTCCTGCTGACCGTGTCCGTGCCGGGGACGGCGACGGCCGCGGCAGGCCAAACGGGCCAGGCGGCGGCCAAGGGTCCGGACAAGGGTACGGCAAAAGGCACGGTCAAGGGCGCGGCGCCCGCCAGGCGCGAGATTGCGGTCAAGCCGGTCTCGCCCCGCGAGGAGAGCAACCTGCTCTACCGGCGCTGGGTCCTGCGGAACCAGGCCGAGGTCGAGAAGCTGAGCGGCGGCCGGCTGGGCTACATCCACGTCCCGGGCATGAGCGACAGCGCCTACCGCTCGGCCTTCGAGGAGGTCATGGGCAAGTTCGCGACCAGGGAGGCGCTTGTCGTCGACACGCGCTTCAACGGCGGCGGCGACCTCGTGGCCGACCTGGCCATGTTCCTGAGCGGCAAGAAATTCTTCGATTACACGACCGACAAGCGGAGCACCGGCTACGAGCCCAATTTCCGCTGGACCAAGCCCTCGATCTCGATCGTCGGCGAGGCCCAGTACAGCGACGGCCACTGCTACGCCTTCGCCTACCAGTACCTCAAGCTGGGCAAGCTTGTCGGCATGCCCGTGCCGGGCACGTGCTCGTTCGCCGGCTGGGAGATGCTCGGGGACAGCGGCGTGCGCTGGGGCGTCGTGCCCATGGGGGTTAAGGTCGAGGGCATCGGCTACCTCGACAATCACCAGACCGAGCCCGACATCAAGGTCATGAACGCGTACGAGAAAGTGGTCAAGGGCCACGACGAGCAGTTGGAGGCGGCTGTCGCCGAGCTCCTTGGTGCCTTGGCTAAGGCATCTTACTGA
- a CDS encoding 4Fe-4S double cluster binding domain-containing protein — MIEERLREWAAARGYACAMTDLGVVETVRRKLEERRAAGMIEAGFFADSLTGFRYLEGSSITGPACAVVLAVPSPISVLPVTVDGRKVETLIPPTYVRYNATFEDVLADMKENALRGDFEAAILRAPLKSLAAHMGLVAYGRNNITYRPGFGSGHQLCGYVVGAAWETGERPMADEPPAAQRAEARLERCGDCRACLQACPTGAIREDRFLISAERCFTLHSESRKPMPAWARPAGPLCLIGCLACQLVCPENKGRLTTAPSGVEFTAEETDAVIGAGRDLEMAAGAGLSLAARAEKNAALALALAKFERLGMTEDIEVMGRNLWFALAKGNNRKQ; from the coding sequence ATGATCGAGGAACGCCTGCGGGAATGGGCCGCGGCGCGCGGCTACGCCTGCGCTATGACGGATCTCGGCGTAGTTGAGACCGTCCGGCGGAAGCTCGAGGAGCGCCGGGCCGCGGGAATGATCGAGGCCGGTTTTTTCGCGGATAGCCTGACCGGGTTCCGCTACCTCGAAGGAAGCTCGATCACCGGTCCGGCTTGCGCAGTGGTGCTGGCCGTCCCGTCGCCGATCAGCGTCCTTCCGGTGACGGTCGACGGGAGGAAGGTCGAAACCCTGATCCCGCCGACCTACGTCCGCTACAACGCGACCTTCGAAGACGTCCTCGCGGACATGAAGGAGAACGCGCTGCGCGGCGACTTCGAGGCGGCCATCCTCAGGGCCCCCCTGAAATCGTTGGCCGCGCACATGGGCCTGGTCGCCTACGGGCGGAACAACATCACCTACCGGCCCGGCTTCGGCAGCGGCCACCAGCTCTGCGGCTATGTCGTCGGGGCGGCATGGGAAACGGGCGAACGGCCGATGGCCGACGAGCCGCCGGCGGCGCAGCGGGCCGAAGCGAGGCTGGAGCGCTGCGGCGATTGTCGGGCCTGTCTCCAGGCTTGCCCGACGGGAGCGATCCGGGAGGACCGCTTCCTCATTTCCGCCGAACGGTGCTTCACCCTCCATTCCGAGAGCCGGAAGCCGATGCCGGCCTGGGCGCGGCCGGCCGGCCCCCTGTGTCTCATCGGCTGCCTGGCCTGCCAGCTGGTCTGCCCGGAGAACAAGGGCCGCCTGACGACGGCGCCCTCCGGGGTGGAATTCACGGCCGAGGAAACCGACGCGGTCATCGGCGCGGGCCGGGACCTGGAGATGGCGGCCGGGGCCGGCCTGAGCCTGGCCGCCCGGGCCGAAAAGAACGCCGCGTTAGCCTTGGCCCTGGCGAAGTTCGAGCGCCTGGGCATGACTGAGGACATCGAGGTCATGGGCAGGAATCTCTGGTTTGCCTTGGCTAAAGGAAACAATAGAAAACAATAA
- a CDS encoding TldD/PmbA family protein translates to MTRQTKPKAIPYVDHFGLSPADLRSVLGEALSSGGEFAEIFMEHRTYDFVNMEEDIIKETAESVSLGLGIRVIRGDRTGFGYTNDFSMDKVRKTARTAAAIARGRGADAPPPPLRDRTRASERLAVRRPASASGLGEKIKLVREAYGAAQAHDPRVAKVKAYYSDSLTHVCIANSEGLLVRDTRPMIKLVCVAISEKDGKREAGFWGGGGRVGLEYFRDVLTPRQIGEGAAREAVVLLGAADAPAGEMPIVLAPGHSGVLIHEAVGHLLEADFNRKKTSIFWNKMGKRVGSELVTIYDDPTIPSFRGSYNVDDEGTAPRRTLLIEKGVVRGLLQDKLSSRLMRGAALTGHGRRQDYGHWPIPRMANTYIAAGGDAPEDIVRSVDKGFYVASLSGGQVEDSGKFTFSVTLGYLIEGGRLTAPVKQATLIGTNIDILKRIDRVGGDLAFGLQTGTCSKDGQDVPVNDGCPTLRIGKMTVGGRS, encoded by the coding sequence TTGACGCGCCAGACGAAACCGAAAGCCATCCCCTACGTCGACCACTTCGGCCTGAGCCCGGCCGACCTGCGGTCGGTCCTCGGCGAGGCCCTGTCGAGCGGCGGCGAGTTCGCCGAGATATTCATGGAGCACCGGACCTACGACTTCGTCAACATGGAGGAGGACATCATCAAGGAGACGGCCGAGTCCGTCAGCCTGGGGCTGGGCATCCGGGTCATCCGCGGCGACCGGACGGGGTTCGGCTACACCAACGACTTCTCCATGGACAAGGTCCGCAAGACGGCCCGGACGGCCGCGGCCATCGCCCGCGGCCGGGGCGCCGACGCCCCTCCCCCGCCTCTCCGCGACCGGACCAGGGCTTCGGAGCGGCTGGCCGTCCGCCGGCCGGCGAGCGCATCGGGCCTCGGCGAGAAGATCAAGCTCGTCCGCGAGGCCTACGGCGCGGCCCAAGCACACGACCCGCGCGTCGCCAAGGTCAAAGCCTATTATTCGGATTCGCTCACGCACGTCTGCATCGCCAACTCCGAGGGCTTGCTCGTCCGCGACACCAGGCCGATGATCAAGCTCGTCTGCGTCGCCATCTCGGAAAAGGACGGCAAGCGCGAGGCGGGCTTCTGGGGCGGCGGCGGCCGGGTCGGCCTGGAGTACTTCCGCGACGTCCTGACGCCGCGCCAGATCGGCGAAGGGGCGGCCCGCGAGGCGGTCGTCCTGCTCGGGGCCGCCGACGCGCCGGCCGGCGAGATGCCCATCGTGCTGGCCCCGGGCCACAGCGGCGTCCTCATCCACGAGGCCGTCGGCCACCTGCTCGAGGCCGACTTCAACCGCAAGAAGACCTCGATCTTCTGGAACAAGATGGGAAAGCGGGTCGGCTCGGAGCTGGTCACGATCTACGACGATCCGACCATCCCCTCGTTCCGCGGCTCCTACAACGTCGACGACGAGGGCACGGCGCCGCGCCGGACCCTGCTCATCGAGAAGGGCGTCGTCCGCGGACTGCTTCAGGACAAGCTCTCGTCGCGGCTGATGCGCGGCGCTGCGCTGACGGGGCACGGGCGGCGCCAGGACTACGGCCACTGGCCCATCCCGCGCATGGCCAACACCTACATCGCGGCGGGCGGGGACGCGCCTGAGGACATCGTCCGCTCGGTCGACAAGGGCTTCTACGTCGCCAGCCTGTCGGGCGGCCAGGTCGAGGACTCAGGCAAGTTCACCTTCTCCGTGACCCTCGGCTATCTCATCGAGGGCGGCCGGCTCACGGCCCCGGTCAAGCAGGCGACGCTCATCGGGACGAACATCGACATCCTGAAGCGCATCGACCGGGTCGGCGGCGACCTGGCCTTCGGCCTGCAAACAGGGACGTGCAGCAAGGACGGCCAGGATGTGCCGGTCAACGACGGCTGCCCGACGCTGCGCATCGGCAAGATGACGGTCGGAGGGCGGTCGTGA